From Thermodesulforhabdaceae bacterium:
GAAACAATTGTAAATATTATTCTTGTCTGGTTCGTGATTCATGTAGTCTTTTATAAGATTCTTGGGCTAGGTTTTAATTTCCTCAGCCAGACTAACCTTAACGCATTGGCGGAAGCAGGGCAAATTGTCGGCCCTGACGGTAAAGCAATGACTCTTGAAGCTATGAAAAAGGCTCATTTTGCCGAAAGTGCTGTAGTTTGTTTTGTGCTTATCGGCTTCTTCTCTTATCCTTTTGTAACTATTCTTTTCGGCAAATGGCCCATCCGTCCAAGTAACCTTACTCAACCTCAAGCAGGGCTTGCAGAACTCGGGTGGTGTTCACTATTAACACTCTTTTTCTACACCATTCTCATTGTGCCTTTCTGGGGTCTTATATTCGGCAAGGTATATGGAAAATCCGTTGCTCTTAACTTCCCCTGGTGGGAGAGCCTTGTGGGCATCAACCATGTGCACTGGGTATTCGGCTGGTGGGAGTGGATGATCATCGTGCTGTTTATGACTCCAAACGTGTGGAGAATGAAACCCTGGACGCTCATTGATCTTCCTCAACCATGGAAAGGACTTATTTCCTTTATATGCGTCTTTATTCTGGGTTATATTATCGCCTATATCTGCACCAAAGTTGCTCCTCTATGGCTTCCCGAAGAAACAATACATGAACTTGCAAAGGCTAAACCTAATAACGCCGAACTTGTTCGTTTCCTCTGGTATCATGCGGCAGAAATTGCAGGCTTTACTCTAATTCCATTCCTTGCATGGCATCATTATTTTGATGATATATGCCCCATGAAAGACAAAGACTCCTGGGGAGCTTTCTGGTTCAGAACCGTTGGAGTGCTCGTATTTGCAGCGATTATCTACATTATCTTCTACTATCTTAACTTTGGACACTGGGGACTCGGGAATCATCATATGGAAGAACTCGCTCATCGCTTCCCCTATGGAGAATCTCTCGTATGGAACTTCTGGTGGATCATTCCGCTACTTTGGAACGAATGGTTCTTCCACAAATGGCCATTCTATGTGCATGATGAACATCATCACTAATTAGAAACCCTTAAAAACAAAAGCTCCCAGGGTAGCTGCAATGCTCCGGGAGCTTTTTAGTTTTGAAAAAAAATCATTTCAGAAACCCCGGAAGCCACATGCTGATAGGACTCCAATAGGTAACCAAAAGTAGATCCACAATGATAACAATCAAAAAGGGAAAGACAGCTCTTGCAGTTGCCTCCACTCTTTCTCCAGAAATGCCACAGGCAACTATTAGACAAATCCCCAAAGGAGGTGTAAGCATTCCAATGGCTAGATTTAAAACTACTATCATGCCGAGTTGCACTATGTCGATTCCAAGTTGGGGAAAGATCTGCATGATAATAGGCACAAACAGGATTAGAGCTGCAGTTGTTTCAACAAAGGTTCCGACAATAAGAAGCACAATATTTATAATTAACAGCAGAAACGTGGGATTTTCCGTAAGGCTAAAAAGGCCTTGAGCAATCACTGCAGGAATCCGTTCAATCGCCATAACCCAACTGAAAACCGACGCAGCTGATATTATAAAAAGCACCAGACTGGCAGTAATACTTCCTTTTAGAATAAGCCCAGGCAAATCAGCTAGATTGAGTTCCTTATATACAATCAGTCCGACAAAAAGGGCATAAAGAGTAGCAATAGAAGCTGATTCTGTGGCTGTAAAAATTCCCGCAAGGATTCCACCTAAAATTATTGCAGGAGTAGCCAGAGCCCATTTAGCTTCCCAAAAAGCTTTAATAAGACGCTTTGCAGAGAAAGTTTTCCTTTCTCGAATACCTTCCTGCCAGCACCTGATCAGGGCTACAATCATCAAGCTTATCCCAATAAGAATACCCGGAAGAATACCCGCTGCAAAAAGCTTGCTTATGGACGCTCCTGTAAGAAATCCAAAAATGATCATAGGAATGCTCGG
This genomic window contains:
- a CDS encoding TRAP transporter large permease; translation: MVTLLFCLILFVLFLVNTPIAVAIGSASLVVFFIKSDISPLIFIQRLYAGVDSFPLLAVPLFMYAGFIMEAGGISRRIVDFAEALVGWIPGGLTTVSIISAMFFGGISGSAAADTAAVGSIMIPAMIRKGYRPAFASAVIASSGSLGVIIPPSIPMIIFGFLTGASISKLFAAGILPGILIGISLMIVALIRCWQEGIRERKTFSAKRLIKAFWEAKWALATPAIILGGILAGIFTATESASIATLYALFVGLIVYKELNLADLPGLILKGSITASLVLFIISAASVFSWVMAIERIPAVIAQGLFSLTENPTFLLLIINIVLLIVGTFVETTAALILFVPIIMQIFPQLGIDIVQLGMIVVLNLAIGMLTPPLGICLIVACGISGERVEATARAVFPFLIVIIVDLLLVTYWSPISMWLPGFLK